Proteins from a genomic interval of Fibrobacterota bacterium:
- the thiC gene encoding phosphomethylpyrimidine synthase ThiC: protein MIRKPSPQSVPDVVSDQAITRDPFPGSRKVHRPGKLHPTVSVAMREIALANTRSHFDKTLDRPNEPVVVYDTSGPYTDPAAEIDVRMGLTPLRRQWILDRGDVEELPDQTSEYGRRRASDPSLDALRFAHGRKPLRAKRSPLGGSVAVTQLEYARRGIITPEMEYIAIRENLQAEIREEALARQHPGQAFGAGVPKIITPEFVRDEVARGRAIIPANINHPELEPMIIGRNFLVKINANIGNSAIASSIEEEVEKMVWATRWGADTVMDLSTGKNIHETREWILRNSPVPIGTVPIYQALEKVNGKAEDLTWELYRDTLIEQAEQGVDYFTVHAGVLLRYVPLTAKRMTGIVSRGGSIMAKWCLAHHKENFLYTHWRDICDIMRAYDVSFSIGDGLRPGSIYDANDEAQFAELKTQGELTEIAWDMGVQVMNEGPGHVPMHMIKENMEKQLEWCHEAPFYTLGPLTTDIAPGYDHITSGIGAAMIGWYGCAMLCYVTPKEHLGLPDREDVKVGVITYKLAAHAADLAKGHPAAQYRDNALSRARFEFRWSDQFNLSLDPDTARKFHDETLPAEGAKLAHFCSMCGPNFCSMKITDDVRAYAAKEGMDEKAALEQGMAEKSKEFVKAGAEIYRVE, encoded by the coding sequence ATGATACGCAAACCCTCTCCCCAGTCCGTTCCCGATGTCGTAAGCGATCAGGCCATTACGCGTGATCCGTTCCCCGGTTCGCGGAAAGTCCATCGCCCGGGCAAATTACATCCGACCGTCTCGGTGGCGATGCGGGAAATCGCCCTCGCCAATACGCGGTCGCATTTCGACAAGACCTTGGACCGGCCCAACGAGCCGGTCGTCGTCTACGACACTTCCGGCCCGTATACCGATCCTGCCGCGGAGATCGACGTGCGCATGGGGCTTACGCCTTTGCGCCGGCAATGGATCCTCGACCGCGGCGACGTGGAGGAGCTTCCGGACCAGACCTCGGAGTACGGCCGCCGCCGCGCCTCCGATCCTTCCCTCGACGCCCTGCGCTTCGCCCATGGGCGCAAGCCCCTGCGGGCCAAGCGCTCGCCCTTGGGTGGTAGCGTCGCCGTTACCCAGCTCGAGTACGCGCGCCGCGGCATCATCACCCCGGAAATGGAATACATCGCCATCCGCGAGAACCTGCAGGCCGAAATCCGCGAGGAAGCCCTCGCCAGGCAGCATCCGGGCCAAGCCTTCGGCGCCGGCGTGCCCAAGATCATCACTCCCGAATTCGTGCGCGACGAGGTGGCCCGCGGGCGCGCCATCATCCCGGCCAATATCAACCATCCGGAGCTCGAGCCGATGATCATCGGCCGTAATTTCCTGGTCAAGATCAACGCCAACATCGGCAACTCGGCCATCGCCAGTTCCATCGAAGAGGAAGTGGAGAAGATGGTCTGGGCCACGCGCTGGGGCGCCGATACCGTGATGGATCTTTCCACCGGCAAGAACATCCACGAGACGCGGGAATGGATCCTGCGCAATTCCCCCGTCCCCATCGGCACGGTCCCCATCTACCAGGCCTTGGAGAAGGTGAACGGCAAGGCCGAGGATTTGACCTGGGAGCTTTACCGCGACACCCTCATCGAACAGGCGGAGCAGGGCGTTGATTATTTCACCGTACACGCGGGCGTGCTGCTCCGCTACGTTCCGCTCACGGCCAAACGCATGACGGGGATCGTTTCCCGCGGCGGCAGCATCATGGCCAAATGGTGCCTGGCCCACCACAAGGAGAATTTCCTCTACACCCATTGGCGCGACATCTGCGACATCATGCGGGCGTACGATGTGTCCTTCTCGATCGGGGACGGCCTGCGGCCGGGATCCATTTACGACGCCAACGATGAGGCCCAATTCGCCGAGCTGAAAACCCAGGGTGAATTGACCGAGATCGCTTGGGACATGGGCGTGCAGGTCATGAACGAGGGCCCCGGCCACGTGCCCATGCACATGATCAAGGAGAACATGGAAAAGCAATTGGAATGGTGCCACGAGGCGCCCTTCTATACCTTGGGGCCGCTCACCACCGACATCGCGCCCGGCTACGACCACATCACCAGCGGCATCGGCGCTGCCATGATCGGCTGGTACGGATGCGCCATGCTTTGCTACGTGACGCCCAAGGAGCACCTGGGCCTTCCCGATCGCGAGGACGTGAAGGTGGGCGTCATCACCTATAAGCTGGCGGCGCATGCGGCGGATCTCGCGAAAGGGCATCCCGCCGCGCAATACCGCGACAACGCGCTTTCCCGGGCGCGCTTCGAGTTCCGTTGGAGCGACCAATTTAATTTGTCCCTCGATCCGGACACGGCGCGCAAATTCCACGACGAAACCCTGCCCGCCGAAGGCGCCAAGCTGGCGCATTTCTGCTCCATGTGCGGCCCCAATTTCTGCTCCATGAAAATCACCGACGACGTACGCGCCTATGCGGCCAAGGAAGGCATGGACGAAAAGGCGGCGCTGGAACAGGGGATGGCGGAGAAGTCGAAGGAATTCGTGAAGGCGGGCGCGGAAATTTACCGGGTGGAATGA
- a CDS encoding aquaporin family protein, which produces MPEITSASIRSKAKEFPSRTSGPEGSPLGKALAAEAIGTALLLATVIGSGIMGERLAQGNTAIALLANAIATGAGLIALILAFGPLSGAHFNPVVTLSEALTGGLPWRKAPGYVFAQVVGAFAGTAAANLMFDLPVYSASHHARHGAGQLLSEAIATFGLLAVIKGCSRSRPAMTPFAVGAYITAAYWFTASTSFANPAVTWARSASDTFAGIRAIDVPGFVIAQALGALAATLLFNWLLPRNDTTDRDTGKATHV; this is translated from the coding sequence ATGCCGGAAATAACCTCCGCCTCGATTCGATCTAAGGCTAAGGAATTCCCTTCCAGGACGTCCGGCCCGGAAGGGAGTCCCTTGGGGAAAGCGTTGGCGGCCGAGGCCATCGGTACGGCCCTGTTGCTAGCCACCGTGATCGGATCCGGGATCATGGGCGAACGATTGGCCCAAGGCAATACCGCCATCGCCTTGCTCGCGAACGCGATTGCCACCGGCGCTGGATTGATCGCCTTGATCCTCGCTTTCGGTCCCCTCTCGGGCGCCCATTTCAATCCGGTCGTTACGCTTAGCGAAGCCTTAACGGGAGGCCTGCCTTGGCGGAAAGCGCCGGGGTACGTTTTCGCCCAAGTCGTCGGCGCCTTCGCGGGAACCGCCGCGGCGAATCTCATGTTCGATCTGCCGGTATACTCCGCATCGCATCATGCCAGGCACGGCGCCGGCCAATTGTTAAGCGAGGCAATCGCGACCTTCGGTCTCTTGGCCGTAATCAAGGGATGTTCCCGGAGCCGCCCGGCGATGACGCCGTTCGCGGTCGGCGCGTACATCACCGCAGCCTATTGGTTCACGGCCTCGACTTCATTCGCCAATCCGGCCGTCACTTGGGCGCGCTCGGCGAGCGATACCTTCGCCGGGATCCGCGCTATCGATGTACCTGGATTCGTGATCGCTCAGGCGCTCGGCGCTTTGGCGGCAACGCTCCTATTCAACTGGTTATTACCGCGCAATGACACCACCGATAGAGATACGGGAAAGGCAACGCATGTCTGA
- a CDS encoding arsenate reductase ArsC: MSEAKKPEPKKRLLFVCIENSNRSQMSQAFANILGGDAVETYSAGSRPSGIVNPKAIASMAEIGYDLSKHGSKSLDDIPNVEYDAVVTMGCGDACPFVRAKHRIDWQIPDPKHLPPDEFRAIRDLIRTKISELLKII; the protein is encoded by the coding sequence ATGTCTGAAGCCAAGAAACCGGAGCCCAAGAAGCGCCTGCTTTTCGTCTGCATCGAGAACTCCAACCGCAGCCAGATGTCCCAGGCCTTCGCCAATATCCTGGGCGGCGACGCGGTGGAAACCTACAGCGCGGGCTCGCGGCCCTCCGGTATCGTCAACCCCAAAGCGATCGCCTCCATGGCCGAGATCGGTTACGATCTTTCCAAGCATGGATCCAAATCCCTCGACGACATCCCCAACGTGGAGTACGATGCCGTGGTAACGATGGGATGCGGTGATGCCTGCCCGTTCGTCCGCGCCAAGCATCGCATCGATTGGCAAATCCCCGATCCCAAGCATCTCCCGCCGGATGAATTCCGCGCCATCCGGGATCTGATCCGGACCAAAATCTCGGAATTGCTCAAGATCATCTAA